The sequence GTGTCGGAAACCCGTCGTGGTCCAGAACAAGAACAATCCTCGTTCAGGGTCTTTCATGCTTTCTCGGTGCGGGAATACCCATCATCCTGGAGATCCTCGTGCCTTGGAATTGCCAATCCTCACCTTCTCGTTGTGTGCCTATTTTGGTCCACTGTGTGGCCAAACACCAACTTAATCCCTACCGCGAAGTTCATCGGCGGATTCACCAGAAGCATCAGTGGTGTAGAACCTCCATGTTGCTTAGCTTCCCCACGTGAGTAACACACAACATCCATATCGCACTGATTAATTATATCTTCGTTAGCCTGCTGGGATGCGATGCCCGCTCCTAGCTTTATATCTTGGCCCTTGGCTCAGTGTCACTTATTCCAAGACTctccccctcccctcccACAATCAATCAAACTTATACATGCCTGCATCTGATCCACCTTTTATTCCACCGTCTGACCCATTCATAATCGAATCTTCTTCTCAGCTCATTTGTCCTCGCTTGCCTGACTCTGTCATTCATTATCCCCccgaagacgaggatgatATCCTCAAGCCATATATTGGCGTATTCCGCCTCGATCCATTTACGACTCACGATGGTGTCCGTGGGCGTCCGGTTCCTGCGCCACTACGCGCCGCCCACACCCTCAGGACACTCGGCCAGTGATTCTCGAGTTTCAGCTCGACCTTGGGAACCCTCCGTGTCCCTTATCCGAATCTGAATCCAGTCCCGATGGTGGCTCCGCCTCGGAGCTGTCGCCTCCAGCTCTTGATATCTCCGAGGGGCCAGTTACGGTACCTGGACGGCGACACGGCTCAGTCACCGACGCTTTCAGAACATCCGCGCGGTCAGCCCGAGGCTACGAATCCATCACCTGCGACCTTGTATCATCCCCGGCCCCATTCTCATTCATTCTCTCATTTTGATAGTACGCATCACTCGTACCCGATGCATCACGACCATTCCAAATTCGACCCTCACGATCACCCCTTTACACGAATGAACCGCACTCCTGATCCCCAGCCAACCGTACTCCAGCCGTCAACGACATCGGCCTACCCTCCTTCGCTTGCCTATTGGGCAGATCGTACCGCATCTAGGTCCGAGTCCATGTATGCGCCCGATCCCACTTTGGAAGCAAGCCAAGACTCGTCCAATGGATATCAGTATGCGTATAGTGTCTTAAATGCTTCAGGAAGCGATGGCTATCAAACAACCCAAGCCCCCTCCTATTCCTATTCCCATTCCCAGGGTCACTCATATAGCGACTGTGCCCCCTACTCACGAGAGGCAACCACATTGCCATTTCCGAGGAGCGATGTATCAACACGACATCAGCATACCCTCTTTTCAACCCCAGCGCAAATGTCGATCGCTTCCCGCCAAGATGGGGTTAACCGTCTAGCCAACTGTGATCCAAGCCCAGGTCCTTTGCCATGCTCAGATGGAAATATCGGCCCGGCCGATGAACACTCACTTGGGTACAGTGGCCTAGGATATATCCAGCACCACTTGCCGATAGGCAGTTGTGTGGTTGATGGAACTCAGGTTCACGACGGTGATTGCCGTGGCTTCCTTCCCACTCAGAATGATGCCCGACATAGGGATATCAAACTCCAACCGTCTTCTCCTCATCAGGCACAGCTCGATTTGGTGTGTCGACCTCCGCTTCCCGCCCCATACGGTTCGTATTCGCGCGAAGCACAATTTCAGCCAACCCCGCGAGACGACGATCAAGCCATTTCTCGGGAATATGAACAATACGGCCGTGGGTACGATCCATCCGAAGGACACATCTATCATCAGCAAACCCCTGGGACATACACTCGTGATTCGCCACATAGTTATGGCTCTGATTCCAACGCCTTTGATAGGCGCACATCCATATCCTTCGACCGCCCGATCTCACGTACTGGCGTCTTGGACCACTCGGCTCCTGGGACATACAGCTACCCTGAGGCGGGCACTTTGAACTTGACAGATTCGGCTCGGTTCCATCGCCCTATCTCCCGCTCTTTCAGTCATTCTAATTTATCGCCTGTGTCCAGTCCGCTCGCCAGGCGGACTTCTCTTGATGTTATTGACGCTCCTGGCACGGTCACCCCTATGCGTATTTTTGATTCTCCTGTTGCGGTCAGGTCTTTGACCCTCTCCCCTACTCCTTCAACCACTTCGAGCTTGGTAGATCGGCGCGATAATACTCGACCCTCTCGTCGATTCGCGCCGTTTATGCCTGGCGAGATGAGTCAAGTTGGAGGAGGTAGCAAGGAGCACCGGTGTGATGTACGTCCTTACAACTTTTGATCGTCCGACAATAACTGATATATGCGCGAGTAGGTATGCAATAGGCGGTTCAATCGTCCTTCGACACTCGTCACACACATGAATACACACACGGGCGAGAAACGTACGTTTGTACATCCCTCAAATTAAAGTAAACTAATTCTTCCTTAGCGCACATATGCCCAATCCCGAATTGTGGTAGTCGATTTAGCGTGTCTTCCAATCTCAAGCGCCACGTAAAGAATCACAAATCTCCGGGATCACAACCTCGCGGACGCAAGAAACGTAACGTCGCTCGCAAAGAAGATGCTCCCAAGCCACAGTCTCGCGCGCTTCAAGACGCAAGAATGtacaaccctgtgccccgaGAGTTTGCGCGGAATGCGCAACTTCAAGGTCTTGTCTTCACGTCCTCCCTACAAGATGCCCAAGGAAGTCGCCACGCTGTGCGCTCCTCTCCCCGGTAAGTCCGTTGATTAAGTTGCGCCTTTCATGATAAATTCGTGATTTCTCTTTGTATCTAGCCGTTCGGCCTCATGGATGCCCAGGTGATGAGAATTATGAAGAACGCGATTCCTTCTTCTACGCTCAAGAAGCGGATCAGCCGACTCCATATCACCCGCTCATGGTAGGTTCTTTAGTATAGCTTTACATGGTGTAGATCGCGGAGCCTTAACTGTCTCATCGGTAAAGTGGAGGCTACGCCCGACTCTTCCAGGGCCACTTCCCAGCCAGGCGGAACTAGCTAGGGCACGCGGCGCGTACGGATTTGGTGGCGACCTGTCCAGATCGAGAGGATGGGAGAATGATCATCACCGAGCTTGATGGATGTCTCGTGTTATGGCATCCAGATGAAGGCGGTTCTTGCTCAGGGGATATGCGCTTCCGTATTTTTGGGACTTGGTTAACATTTGTATTTTCTTCACTGTCTATTGTCTATGCTTTCCTCTTTGATCCCGTGGCAGGGCCGAAGACTTGTCTAGGCTCGTCCAGACTTTGTCAGTCGACCCGGTCAGGGGATCGCACCATACCCTTTTGACATACTTCGTATTGTGATTATCTGACCCAGAATGACAACCATAGTTGATTCTAATTTTGGAAGGACCCTTCTGGCTAGATAATGACGTCAGAGAGTGCTTGTGTTCAGACCGAGGTCAACGTCCACAGCGCAGTCCGAAGAGCTTTCAATAGAGTGTTTAGCAGCGCCTATTACGTGATTACGCGTGGATCCAACATGGCGAACACTACGCCTCGCCCCACTCACATAACACTTCCCGAAACTCATGTGAGTTTTGGAAATTGATGTACCCACAAGCAATGATGAGCACTGACACTGAGCTCGCACCAGTCGGCGAGTCCGCACTCGAATCGAGTTCGGCTGAGCCCACGCCTGCGGATTCGGCCTCTTCTCTCCCGCATCATCGTGTGGCAGCACTCCAAGTCGACCAGCCCAAGCACCCCGAGTTTCGTTTAGTCGCCCACCTGCGAATGAACATCCAAGTGCACGTAGACCTTCTCGAGGGGGCAACTCAATTTTCGGACGGAGTTCATCGCGGAGACAGGATGACGATGCAGCAGGATTGCTTCTCCCCAACACTTGGGGTCCAGATGGTCATGACGGTGATAAGCCGCCACCTATCCCGAGCGCACTTAATCCTTCGTCGGATGCCACTCCGTTGCCAGTATTATCTGTGATCGTACTATCCATAGCACTGTTGGGAGAATTCTTAAGTGCGGTGAGTATATTTGTGATTTGGTTGAGGATATGTATATTGATCGAAATTTAGAATGTGTCCACTCCGTATGTCAACGCCATCACCAAAATTCAAGTTTCTCATGTATACACAGGTTCATTATCAATATGGTCAAGGCGTTCTTCGAGGACAACAAGGACAAATCCGAGAACTCCCAAGAACTAGACGCCGAAGCAGGATATTGGGCCGGCATTCTCGTCTCAGTATTCTTCATTACTCAATTTCTTACCTCTCTCCCATGGGCTACTGTCGCGGATAAGCACGGTCGGCGTGCCGTACTTTTCATTTCGCTGCTCGGAAATGCATTGACATGTACCATGTTTGGATTGTCCACCAATCTGCCTCAGGCAATCGTCATTCGTCTGGCGCAGGGTGTATTTAACGGTGCAGTGGGGGTTGCCCGGGAACTGTTGCGGGAATCACGGATTCAAGTAATGAAGGTCGTGCATACTCCATCCTAGGGTTAGTCCGAGTATATCTCTTGCAAGCCAAAGTACCTGATATCTGTGCAGCTTCTCTTGGGGGTTGGGAGGTGTAGCTGGGGCCATCATTGGAGGGTCTCTCGAGTCTCCCGCTATTAAATGGCCAACATTCTTTGCCGAGGGCCGCTTTCCCCTTCTTGTTTCTTATCCCTATCTTCTTCCATGTTTCACAGCGAGCTGTATCACTGGATTGGGTGCATTCTTATGCCTCTTCCTTGGCTGGGACGGAGGTCCACGGACGGGACTTATTCGTCTTCCCGATGATGGAGAAGACGACAAGCCCGCCGATGAAGAAGCGCATACACACTCTCACATTGAAGGGCTATCACCGGCGGGCCCGCTTCAGGGCGTCGCTCGTAAAGTCAGTCGACGGTTTTCGGGATATTTTGCGCGCCGTGTACGAGAGAACTCGCGCAACGGCTCGCCCGTTCCATTGGCTTCCCCAAGCAATGGCGATGGACGCTCCCCGTCCATAGGGGTTGGGACAGGCTCAGCATATGGTTACCGTAGCCGAATGAACAGCGTGGCGGCTAGTGTCAGGAGGCGGAGAGCGAGTATGGCAAGCACCGCTAGAGCTCGAGCCGGAGATGGGAACCAAGATGAAAatattgggcttgcccaacGGCTGCTCATGGGTATGTCTAATAGCCTATATCACAGGAACGAATGACTAACGGGCTGCATAGCAAACGAACATAATgtaacaaacatgaccgacCTTTGGGTCGCCGCAGCCATTACTGCCGATAACGAACAAGTTTTTGAAGACTGGGATTCCGATGGCGCAGGCTCAGATGACGACGCCCGACCTCGGATCAGCGCTGATGCGTCCCCTTCACACCTTTCCCCTGGTGAACGTCAGCCTTCATCTTCACGCCGACCGTCTTCATCTCAGAGGAGCTATACTCGTTCTCCTTCCCGCCCTGGAACATTCGCATCTAGCCACATGGGTACGTCACTTGGGGCTCGAATGTCCTCGGTTCCTGCTAGACGGGCATCTTCTGTCTCGAGTCGCCCTGCGATCTTTGCCAATACTGGACTTGACGATCATGGATACGCGTATGCTACAAGTATTCCTATGGACCAAGCTTCTATTTCTGTCGCCACCGAAGCAGGGACGCTCGCCCCAATCATGGAGGGTCGAACTGCTTCATCTGCTAGCGAGCCTACTGAACAAGCCGATAGTACGATTACTCCCCTTGTGATAGTGGAGGAACGACCTTCCAGTGCAATTAGCCAACTTCCGCTTGTCATAATCTTTCAGTATGGCCTTTTGGCACTGCATGGTACCACGCACGATCAGATCTTCCTGAGCTATCTAGTCTCGTAAGTGGACGTTCATTTATTCTGGCAAAAATACTGAGATACTTGCAGACCCTATAAAACTGGAGGACTGGGCCTCAACCCTGGTCACTTTGCGCAGCTTGGTGGGTGCCAACCAATCCAACTTGAGCAATGAACACTAACAAAGCAGAGCAGTGGCGTTAATGTGTCTTGCGCAGATTGTATTCCAATTTTATCTTTATCCGTAAGTCGAACCAGCTTGTTATTAGCATACTAATGTCATTGATGGATGAATAGGAATATTGGGTGAGTCTCAGATTAAGGCATCGATGCTATTGATTAACATGCCTTTGCCAGGCCCCCTCTTGGTCGCTTCTCGCACTTGGCAATGTTCCGTATCGGCAACGCACTCTATATTCCTGCCTACCTAACTGTCGTTCTCTACCGTCATTTCGCAAGCCCCGTTAGTGGAGGGAGTTTACCGATCATGATATTATTGTCGATCAGCACGTAAGTATTTTCCTCGCCAATTCTCTTGTTACCGAGAACCTACGGTTTTGGTGTATCGGGGAGTTGAGCAATGGTTTGGGCCCCCTAGCCCGTCTGGtggggagagggagaggggtCTGGATCTGATGTCCTGGAACTGAATCGGCGCTGACATGCGTCCCTCAAGCGCGATTCGATACTGCGGGAATACATTCGCGTACACCAGTGTGGCGGTTCTGCTCAACTATAGTACGTCCGACTGTTGCCTATCTTGAACTGGATCCTAACTTTAAGAACAGTGTCCCCGCCTCACGTTGTGAGCTTATCAAACGGGATGGCACAATCGGTCGTTTCGCTCGCTCGATTTATTGGTCCGGTAAGCCCAAAAACCTTCGACCTTGTGCGAAAATGGCCACTGATGTCCCAATGTGGTTGATTAGGTCCTTGGCGGATATGTAAGTCTTACGTTTAGTCGTATCCCTATTCCTTACTAAAACATCGTGCTCGGTCTCGCCAATCATTTCCTTGCTTCTCGGCCTTTAATACCCAATCATCTCGAATCGTAGTTATGGTCTCTCAGCGTGCAAGATAACCCCAACGAGTACGGATTTGGGTTCTACGTGTGCACCGCAGTTTGCACACTCTGCATCCTTCACAGCTTTACCATCCGGTAACAAACTCGATGGCCGCTAATCACCGGTGTGCACATCTCGTGTCGTGGCTCGCATTGCAAAGCTCGACCTCGTACTGTTCAACGAGTGTGATTAATAGAAGTGCTCAGCTTGGTAATGCCGAAACTAACTCGATATATCCTTTTCTGTATCTAACGCGTTGAATCTCAAATTGTCAATACATCTAGCCGCATTTAGAATTTGGAATGGGATTGAGAAGATAAATGGTTCTTTGTGTGTAGAGACAAATTTATATAGACGCGGTGGTGGGAGGTTAAGGGGTTAGGGGAAGAAAAAAAGTACACAACCCATAGGATACGTGCGATCGCAAGCATAAGGTATTACAAGGGGCAAGATCAGAATGGAGGCAAACATTTGTGGGTGAAAAGGTAGGAAAG comes from Rhizoctonia solani chromosome 4, complete sequence and encodes:
- a CDS encoding C2H2 zinc finger, giving the protein MPASDPPFIPPSDPFIIESSSQLICPRLPDSVIHYPPEDEDDILKPYIGVFRLDPFTTHDGVRGRPVPAPLRAAHTLRTLGHPDGGSASELSPPALDISEGPVTVPGRRHGSVTDAFRTSARTHHSYPMHHDHSKFDPHDHPFTRMNRTPDPQPTVLQPSTTSAYPPSLAYWADRTASRSESMYAPDPTLEASQDSSNGYQYAYSVLNASGSDGYQTTQAPSYSYSHSQGHSYSDCAPYSREATTLPFPRSDVSTRHQHTLFSTPAQMSIASRQDGVNRLANCDPSPGPLPCSDGNIGPADEHSLGYSGLGYIQHHLPIGSCVVDGTQVHDGDCRGFLPTQNDARHRDIKLQPSSPHQAQLDLVCRPPLPAPYGSYSREAQFQPTPRDDDQAISREYEQYGRGYDPSEGHIYHQQTPGTYTRDSPHSYGSDSNAFDRRTSISFDRPISRTGVLDHSAPGTYSYPEAGTLNLTDSARFHRPISRSFSHSNLSPVSSPLARRTSLDVIDAPGTVTPMRIFDSPVAVRSLTLSPTPSTTSSLVDRRDNTRPSRRFAPFMPGEMSQVGGGSKEHRCDVCNRRFNRPSTLVTHMNTHTGEKPHICPIPNCGSRFSVSSNLKRHVKNHKSPGSQPRGRKKRNVARKEDAPKPQSRALQDARMYNPVPREFARNAQLQGLVFTSSLQDAQGSRHAPFGLMDAQVMRIMKNAIPSSTLKKRISRLHITRSW
- a CDS encoding major facilitator superfamily transporter, with the protein product MANTTPRPTHITLPETHLAPVGESALESSSAEPTPADSASSLPHHRVAALQVDQPKHPEFRLVAHLRMNIQVHDDDAAGLLLPNTWGPDGHDGDKPPPIPSALNPSSDATPLPVLSVIVLSIALLGEFLSANVSTPFIINMVKAFFEDNKDKSENSQELDAEAGYWAGILVSVFFITQFLTSLPWATVADKHGRRAVLFISLLGNALTCTMFGLSTNLPQAIVIRLAQGVFNGRAYSILGFSWGLGGVAGAIIGGSLESPAIKWPTFFAEGRFPLLVSYPYLLPCFTASCITGLGAFLCLFLGWDGGPRTGLIRLPDDGEDDKPADEEAHTHSHIEGLSPAGPLQGVARKVSRRFSGYFARRVRENSRNGSPVPLASPSNGDGRSPSIGVGTGSAYGYRSRMNSVAASVRRRRASMASTARARAGDGNQDENIGLAQRLLMANEHNVTNMTDLWVAAAITADNEQVFEDWDSDGAGSDDDARPRISADASPSHLSPGERQPSSSRRPSSSQRSYTRSPSRPGTFASSHMGTSLGARMSSVPARRASSVSSRPAIFANTGLDDHGYAYATSIPMDQASISVATEAGTLAPIMEGRTASSASEPTEQADSTITPLVIVEERPSSAISQLPLVIIFQYGLLALHGTTHDQIFLSYLVSPYKTGGLGLNPGHFAQLVALMCLAQIVFQFYLYPNIGPPLGRFSHLAMFRIGNALYIPAYLTVVLYRHFASPVSGGSLPIMILLSISTAIRYCGNTFAYTSVAVLLNYMSPPHVVSLSNGMAQSVVSLARFIGPVLGGYVSLTFSRIPIPY